Proteins from a genomic interval of Cottoperca gobio chromosome 8, fCotGob3.1, whole genome shotgun sequence:
- the tnnt1 gene encoding troponin T, slow skeletal muscle isoform X2 has product MEKDLLELHTLIDVHFDQRKKDEEELIGLKDRIEHRRSERAEIQRVRAEKEKDRQNRIAEERHRKEEEEAKKKADDDFKKKKVLSGMGANFGGFLTKAETRKGKRLTGREIKRKTLSERRQMLSIDTMREDALKQHAQEMWNCIYQLESEKFDFIEYMKHQKYEIIVLLNRIQHAQKFKKGHGKGKVGGRWK; this is encoded by the exons ATGGAGAAGGACTTACTGGAGCTGCATACGCTGATCGACGTCCACTTTGATCAGAGGAAGAAGGACGAGGAAGAACTCATCGGCCTGAAGGACCGAATC GAGCATCGTCGGTCAGAGAGAGCTGAGATCCAGAGGGTTAGAgcggagaaggagaaggacagacagaacagaatCGCg GaggaacgtcacagaaaagaggaagaggaagccaAGAAGAAGGCAGATGATGAtttcaagaagaagaaagttctGTCTGGCATGGGAGCAAACTTTGGAGGCTTCCTGACCAAG GCAGAAACGAGGAAGGGCAAGCGTCTGACAGGCAGAGAGATCAAGAGGAAGACTCTGTCTGAGAGACGACAGATGCTAAGCATCGACACTATGAGGGAGGATGCACTCAA GCAACATGCCCAGGAGATGTGGAACTGTATCTACCAGCTGGAGTCTGAGAAGTTTGACTTCATTGAGTACATGAAGCACCAGAAATATGAG ATCATCGTGCTGCTGAACAGAATCCAACATGCTCAGAAATT TAAAAAGGGTCACGGCAAAGGGAAGGTGGGCGGTCGCTGGAagtaa
- the tnnt1 gene encoding troponin T, slow skeletal muscle isoform X1, which translates to MSFSLLSTEEERPKPKPLVPQLAPPKIPEGDRVDFDDIHRKRMEKDLLELHTLIDVHFDQRKKDEEELIGLKDRIEHRRSERAEIQRVRAEKEKDRQNRIAEERHRKEEEEAKKKADDDFKKKKVLSGMGANFGGFLTKAETRKGKRLTGREIKRKTLSERRQMLSIDTMREDALKQHAQEMWNCIYQLESEKFDFIEYMKHQKYEIIVLLNRIQHAQKFKKGHGKGKVGGRWK; encoded by the exons atgtctttctctcttttatcaACAGAGGAGGAGCGCCCAAAACCCAA ACCTTTGGTGCCTCAACTTGCCCCTCCAAAGATTCCTGAGGGCGACAGAGTGGATTTTGAT GACATCCACAGGAAGCGTATGGAGAAGGACTTACTGGAGCTGCATACGCTGATCGACGTCCACTTTGATCAGAGGAAGAAGGACGAGGAAGAACTCATCGGCCTGAAGGACCGAATC GAGCATCGTCGGTCAGAGAGAGCTGAGATCCAGAGGGTTAGAgcggagaaggagaaggacagacagaacagaatCGCg GaggaacgtcacagaaaagaggaagaggaagccaAGAAGAAGGCAGATGATGAtttcaagaagaagaaagttctGTCTGGCATGGGAGCAAACTTTGGAGGCTTCCTGACCAAG GCAGAAACGAGGAAGGGCAAGCGTCTGACAGGCAGAGAGATCAAGAGGAAGACTCTGTCTGAGAGACGACAGATGCTAAGCATCGACACTATGAGGGAGGATGCACTCAA GCAACATGCCCAGGAGATGTGGAACTGTATCTACCAGCTGGAGTCTGAGAAGTTTGACTTCATTGAGTACATGAAGCACCAGAAATATGAG ATCATCGTGCTGCTGAACAGAATCCAACATGCTCAGAAATT TAAAAAGGGTCACGGCAAAGGGAAGGTGGGCGGTCGCTGGAagtaa
- the pih1d1 gene encoding PIH1 domain-containing protein 1 isoform X1 gives MTTDSSLLNSELELQQQEELYQQLLLQTVGKMQTENPDSKVIRPQPGMCVKTLAEPGKQKVFVNICQSNSVPLPPELSREELVELLQSEDPSGYRVPMSLGEPHTEIDNNSQGCTAYDVVVNQEFFQKCQTDPLFQQFVILVSLEGLENKYNLELSRDWKVLKNRKFLGSVSEQNIRTKGRPVIQELQPQDSFTATAQRPEFTLLVEPPAGDPEYLIAEIKLPGVTVSVGESQLGELVSCAAVVSLSGSGCWRGPTGVDSSALALLSRHLPPLPRRPEEQRGTVQQQHSDPYSHYARGVSMKLRK, from the exons ATGACGACAGACTCCTCACTCCTCAACTCCGAGCTGGAGTTACAGCAGCAAGAGGAGCTGTATCAACAGCTGCTGTTACAG ACAGTGGGAAAGATGCAGACTGAAAATCCAGACTCCAAAGTAATCCGACCACAACCTG GCATGTGTGTGAAGACTCTCGCAGAGCCAGGCAAGCAGAAGGTCTTCGTCAACATCTGTCAGTCAAACTCTGTCCCGCTGCCACCAGAACTGTCCAGAGAGGAACTTGTGGAGCTGCTCCAATCAGAAGATCCCAGCGGATACAGAGTTCCCATGAGCCTCGGCGAGCCGCACACAGAAATAGACAATA aCTCTCAGGGTTGCACAGCATATGATGTGGTCGTCAACCAGGAGTTCTTCCAGAAgtgccag ACGGATCCCTTGTTCCAGCAGTTTGTTATTCTGGTGTCTTTAGAGGGTTTGGAGAACAAATACAATCTGGAGCTAAGtagag ACTGGAAGGTGCTGAAGAACAGAAAGTTTTTGGGTTCTGTTAGCGAGCAGAACATCCGGACAAAGGGCAGGCCGGTGATTCAAGAACTGCAGCCTCA GGACAGCTTCACTGCTACGGCCCAAAG ACCAGAGTTCACGTTGCTTGTGGAGCCCCCTGCTGGTGATCCTGAGTACCTCATTGCAGAAATAAAGCTCCCCGGAGTG ACTGTCAGTGTAGGAGAGTCTCAGCTGGGTGAACTTGTCTCCTGTGCAGCCGTCGTCTCGCTCTCTGGTTCTGGATGTTGGAGAGGACCGACTGGTGTTGACAGCTCGGCCCTCGCTCTTCTATCTCGACATCTTCCACCCCTTCCTCGCCGACCAGAAGAACAGCGTGGCACAGTACAACAGCAGCACTCAG ATCCTTACAGTCACTATGCCCGTGGTGTCTCCATGAAATTACGGAAATAA
- the pih1d1 gene encoding PIH1 domain-containing protein 1 isoform X2 produces the protein MTTDSSLLNSELELQQQEELYQQLLLQTVGKMQTENPDSKVIRPQPGMCVKTLAEPGKQKVFVNICQSNSVPLPPELSREELVELLQSEDPSGYRVPMSLGEPHTEIDNNSQGCTAYDVVVNQEFFQKCQTDPLFQQFVILVSLEGLENKYNLELSRDWKVLKNRKFLGSVSEQNIRTKGRPVIQELQPQDSFTATAQRPEFTLLVEPPAGDPEYLIAEIKLPGVPSSRSLVLDVGEDRLVLTARPSLFYLDIFHPFLADQKNSVAQYNSSTQILTVTMPVVSP, from the exons ATGACGACAGACTCCTCACTCCTCAACTCCGAGCTGGAGTTACAGCAGCAAGAGGAGCTGTATCAACAGCTGCTGTTACAG ACAGTGGGAAAGATGCAGACTGAAAATCCAGACTCCAAAGTAATCCGACCACAACCTG GCATGTGTGTGAAGACTCTCGCAGAGCCAGGCAAGCAGAAGGTCTTCGTCAACATCTGTCAGTCAAACTCTGTCCCGCTGCCACCAGAACTGTCCAGAGAGGAACTTGTGGAGCTGCTCCAATCAGAAGATCCCAGCGGATACAGAGTTCCCATGAGCCTCGGCGAGCCGCACACAGAAATAGACAATA aCTCTCAGGGTTGCACAGCATATGATGTGGTCGTCAACCAGGAGTTCTTCCAGAAgtgccag ACGGATCCCTTGTTCCAGCAGTTTGTTATTCTGGTGTCTTTAGAGGGTTTGGAGAACAAATACAATCTGGAGCTAAGtagag ACTGGAAGGTGCTGAAGAACAGAAAGTTTTTGGGTTCTGTTAGCGAGCAGAACATCCGGACAAAGGGCAGGCCGGTGATTCAAGAACTGCAGCCTCA GGACAGCTTCACTGCTACGGCCCAAAG ACCAGAGTTCACGTTGCTTGTGGAGCCCCCTGCTGGTGATCCTGAGTACCTCATTGCAGAAATAAAGCTCCCCGGAGTG CCGTCGTCTCGCTCTCTGGTTCTGGATGTTGGAGAGGACCGACTGGTGTTGACAGCTCGGCCCTCGCTCTTCTATCTCGACATCTTCCACCCCTTCCTCGCCGACCAGAAGAACAGCGTGGCACAGTACAACAGCAGCACTCAG ATCCTTACAGTCACTATGCCCGTGGTGTCTCCATGA